Below is a genomic region from Paraburkholderia phenazinium.
GGATGGGCGAGCGCGGGCTGTTCGCCCGGCACATACGGCGTCAGACGGTGGACGATGTCACTCCAGTAACGGCTCAAACTTGCCTCCATATTCAGCTGCTGCGATGCAACTGCATTACCGCCCGGTCGAGCTCGCCCTTGACAACGAGCGGCATCTGGACGAGCGCGCGTTCGATCGATGCGTCAATCACATCCTGCTCTTCGCGGCGCGGCGGCTTCAGCACATAGTTGGCTACGTCCGGCTTGGCGCAGGCACGCGCACTTTCCGGAATCAGATCGCGCGGATGGCCAATGCCGATACGCAGCCGCCAATATTGTTGCGACGAGAGATGCGCGGAGATGTCCTTCAGGCCGTTATGCCCGCCGCTGCCGCCACCGAGCTTCAGCTTGACGGTGCCGGGCGGCAGATCGAGTTCGTCGTGCGCAACCAGAATCTCATCGGGCAGGATTTTGAAGAAATGCGCGAGCGCGACGACCGATTGCCCCGAGCGGTTCATATACGTCTGCGGCTCGAGCAGATGGACCTCCTCGCCATGCAGACGGGCCTTCGCGTAGAAGCCGTGAAAGCGCCGCTCGTCACGCAAGGTGGTGCCGGCTTCGCGCGCCAGTTGATCGACCAGCCAGAAACCGGCGTTGTGACGCGTCGCGGTGTATTCGGCGCCCGGGTTGCCGAGCCCCACGATCAGCTTGATCATGATTGATTCATGATGGGTTAAGGGCCGGCGGCGTACCACGCGACCTGAAAAAAACGAAAAAAAACCCGCCGGGGCGAACCGCGGCGGGTCATATCGTCCGTTCCATTGAAACGGATCGAGAGGATTGCTCGCTCTATGCAGCTTAAGCGGCCGGCGTTTCGCCTTCGCCAGCAGCAGGAGCAGCAGCGTCGCCTTCAGCGACAGCGCCAGCCGGGATCGTCGCGGATGCGATCACCGGGTTTTCAGCTTCGATGTGTGCAATCAGCGCGACACCAGCCGGCAGGACGATGTCCTTGGCGTGCATCGTTTGACCTGCTTCGATCTTCGCGAGGTCGACTTCGAGGAACTCAGGCAGTGCCGACGGCAGGCACTCGATTTCGATTTCGTTCAGAACGTGCGAGATCACCGCGCTCGACAGCTTGACTGCCGGGTTCGATTCCTGGTTCATGAAGTGCAGCGGCACCTTGGTGTGCAGCTTCTTCGTTGCGTCGACGCGCTGGAAGTCCACGTGCAGCACGAGCTGACGGAACGGATGGTATTGCACGTCGCGCAGCAGAACCTGTTGCGCCTTACCGCCGACTTCCAGATCGAGAATCGACGAATGGAAAACTTCTTTCTTCAGGGCGTGCCACAACGCGTTGTGATCGAGTTCGATCATTTGCGGTTCAGCACCAGCGCCATAAACGATTGCCGGCGTCTTGCCGGTAATACGCAGGCGGCGGCTCGCACCCGTACCTTGCTGTGAACGCTCGAAAGCGACTACTTTCATTTTGAATCTCCAATGCACTGCCCGCGACCAGGCAGTAAAAACGGGGCCTTCATGCCAGATTGGCTGAGGCCCCAGACTCGACGGCACGAACCTTCGTTCGCCCATGCCGATTGTGCAAAAGCGCAGCGTGCGATTTGTAACCGCGCGTCGCGCCTTCGCAAATACTTAACTTTCCGCAAACAGCGACATCACCGAATCGCCGCGGCGGATCCGCGAGAACGTTTCGGCCAACAGACCTGCGCTCGTCAGCGAACGGATCTTGGCGCACGAGCGGGCTTCTTCGCCGAGCGGGATCGTGTCCGTGACGACCAGTTCGTCGAGCGCGGATGCAGCAATACGCTCGCCGGCACCGCCAGACAGAACCGGGTGAGTTGCATACGCGAACACCTTGATTGCGCCGCGCTGCTTCAATACCTGTGCTGCCTTGCAGAGCGTGCCCGCGGTGTCGACCATGTCGTCCATGATCACGCAGGTACGGCCTTCGACTTCACCGATGATGTTCATCACCTCAGCGATATTCGCCTTCGGGCGGCGCTTGTCGATGATCGCGAGATCGCAGTTCAGTTGCTTGGCCAGTGCACGGGCACGGACCACACCGCCGACGTCCGGCGACACGACCAGCAGGTTCTCGTGATTTTGCTTGCGCAGATCGCCGAGCAGCACGGGCGTGGCGTAGATGTTGTCGACGGGTATGTCGAAAAAACCTTGAATCTGGTCAGCGTGCAGATCCATCGTGATGATCCGCTCGACGCCAGCGATTTCCAGCATGTTCGCCACCACCTTGGCCGAGATCGCGACGCGTGCCGAACGCGGGCGACGATCCTGGCGGGCATAGCCGAAGTAGGGGATAGCAGCGGTGATCCGGCCAGCGGATGCGCGCTTGAGCGCATCGACCATGATCATCAGTTCCATCAGGTTGTCGTTCGCCGGCGCGCACGTGGATTGCAGGACGAAGACATCCTTGCCGCGCACGTTTTCCTGAATCTCGACCTGGATCTCGCCGTCCGAAAAACGGCTGACCATCGCTTTGCCGAGGGGAATACCGAGGATTTTTACGACTTCGTGTGCAAGCGCGGGATTCGCGTTGCCAGTAAAAACCATCAGGCCGTCATGGCTGCTCATCATGCACCTGCTTCTGGCTGGGGGGCGAGGAACTGCGAGAATTTTTGGCAGGGGAGGAAGGACTCGAACCCTCGAATGCCGGAATCAAAATCCGGTGCCTTAACCAACTTGGCGACTCCCCTACACTAACTTTGAGCTTCCCCGAGCGTGTAGGACCGCTCGACGATGCAAAACTTTATGACGCGAAGCCGAATAGTGGATGTATATCCAAGCTTGCTGTTACCGCGCTGTTCCATTCGCCTGGCAGTTTGGCTTGCACCGCTTCTGCTTCATCGCGACTTTGGAACGCTGCAAAAACGCTTGCACCTGATCCAGTCATCCGCGCGGGTGCGACGTTGTCAAACCATCCCAACACCTGCGCAACTTCTGCGTATTTTCCCACGACAACCTGCTGCATGTCATTCCGGCCAAAACTGTCGGGCCATCCCGTACTGCAAGTTTGTTGTGCAAGAAAGTCCGTAATTGTGAGGGGTTTTGAGTCCCTTGTCAACGATTTCTCGGAGAAAATCGCTGCAGTTGGAACGTGAACCCTTGGTGTCACAACGAGGAAATATCGCGGCGGCAATTGTACAACCTCCAATGCCTCTCCGACACCCTCTGCAAACGCATTTTTTCCGAACACAAAGAACGGCACATCGGCACCCAGCTTCAGTGCAATTGCCTGCAGTTCTTCGCGCGGCAGAGCGAGCTTCCACAGACGGTTCAGCGCCAGCAGCGTGGTGGCCGCGTCCGAACTGCCGCCGCCGAGGCCGGCGCCCATCGGCAGCCGTTTCTCGATCGCAATGTCGACGCCTTCCTGCGTGCCCGTATGGCTTTTCAGCAGTACCGCGGCTCGCACCGTCAGATCCTGTTCCGGCGGCACACCGGAGATGTCGCTGCTACGCGTGACGAGACC
It encodes:
- the pth gene encoding aminoacyl-tRNA hydrolase, with translation MIKLIVGLGNPGAEYTATRHNAGFWLVDQLAREAGTTLRDERRFHGFYAKARLHGEEVHLLEPQTYMNRSGQSVVALAHFFKILPDEILVAHDELDLPPGTVKLKLGGGSGGHNGLKDISAHLSSQQYWRLRIGIGHPRDLIPESARACAKPDVANYVLKPPRREEQDVIDASIERALVQMPLVVKGELDRAVMQLHRSS
- a CDS encoding 50S ribosomal protein L25/general stress protein Ctc, with amino-acid sequence MKVVAFERSQQGTGASRRLRITGKTPAIVYGAGAEPQMIELDHNALWHALKKEVFHSSILDLEVGGKAQQVLLRDVQYHPFRQLVLHVDFQRVDATKKLHTKVPLHFMNQESNPAVKLSSAVISHVLNEIEIECLPSALPEFLEVDLAKIEAGQTMHAKDIVLPAGVALIAHIEAENPVIASATIPAGAVAEGDAAAPAAGEGETPAA
- a CDS encoding ribose-phosphate pyrophosphokinase, with protein sequence MSSHDGLMVFTGNANPALAHEVVKILGIPLGKAMVSRFSDGEIQVEIQENVRGKDVFVLQSTCAPANDNLMELMIMVDALKRASAGRITAAIPYFGYARQDRRPRSARVAISAKVVANMLEIAGVERIITMDLHADQIQGFFDIPVDNIYATPVLLGDLRKQNHENLLVVSPDVGGVVRARALAKQLNCDLAIIDKRRPKANIAEVMNIIGEVEGRTCVIMDDMVDTAGTLCKAAQVLKQRGAIKVFAYATHPVLSGGAGERIAASALDELVVTDTIPLGEEARSCAKIRSLTSAGLLAETFSRIRRGDSVMSLFAES
- the ispE gene encoding 4-(cytidine 5'-diphospho)-2-C-methyl-D-erythritol kinase; the protein is MTETNDSLRDCLAPAKLNLFLHITGRRPDGYHSLQTVFQLLDWGDTLHFTRRSDGLVTRSSDISGVPPEQDLTVRAAVLLKSHTGTQEGVDIAIEKRLPMGAGLGGGSSDAATTLLALNRLWKLALPREELQAIALKLGADVPFFVFGKNAFAEGVGEALEVVQLPPRYFLVVTPRVHVPTAAIFSEKSLTRDSKPLTITDFLAQQTCSTGWPDSFGRNDMQQVVVGKYAEVAQVLGWFDNVAPARMTGSGASVFAAFQSRDEAEAVQAKLPGEWNSAVTASLDIHPLFGFAS